Genomic segment of Anguilla rostrata isolate EN2019 chromosome 13, ASM1855537v3, whole genome shotgun sequence:
GAGAAAAAGTATGTGACCACAGTACTCTACACAATAGTGACAGCACATGCGACCACAGTACTTTAAAAGAGGCAGCACATGTGAGCACACACAACAGATTTGTAACAGAACTATAAGTAAACAGAGGGAAATGTACCTGCAATATTTTCTACATGAAAGTGTGTGACACAGACAACAGCCTATTATATCATCAGAGACAAAAGAGACATTAAGCAATACAGCCCAGGACTTTCACTCCTCTATAAGACCCTCTCAGATGTTTCACATTTTACCCTCCACCCAGCAGACATTACTTCCAGATCTCCAAGGCTGATAGTGCCCATTAACAACAAAACTCCTCCgtcattttaatttccattaCGGCTAAAGTCCATGTGCTGCAGAATTTGGTCTTCATTTTGAGTGTTACAGTACACTAAATCCACCACCCCGCCCAAGgggaaaatgaaataacagtTATATAGGAATTCAACGTTCCACATAATTTAAAGTTCACATTTAATATGATTCCCTCCAGCAACTGGTGTATAAGGTTTTTGCTGCCAATGGCGTGGTGCCAATCACTTTAAAATGTAGACAATAACATAATATtgaagagaaattaaaatatagCCAGGCTTTCATGGTTACTTTAAAGAGGCCAGagcccaaaaacaaacagcataaaTGAATTGAAACGTAAGGCACTGTAAGATCATGTGTGTCATCAACACATTGTACTTTATTTAAAGGcacactatgcaggattttttagccttgctgtggtcctgtgttcacaatcaaagaagtctcctctgTCTTAAACTCCACCCACCAACACCCGACTTCGGTCATCTAGCTACAtaatgtagctagctggatagctagaggtaatgttacttacaggtccaacaaaaaaccagcaaactCCGCGTTGCTTTTCATCCTCTTGGCAAATTTCAGCTGACGCCACCGAGGAAATGCAATTCCCaggttaactctagttcttgatCAGGCCCTGTTGGCTTGTctctttgctttgctgtatgATATCTGGGCTTCATCACCGCCATtgcagcagctagctagctagtaacaATCACTCCACTGAAGTCTAATCCCAAACCACAGATTCTATGGTACACTCACCCcttcccacacagaaaagagtgtcATGCCtagaaatgtcccaaacacattttagaatgacAAATACAGGTTAAATATAGTCCAGGTAGGATTTTAATCAGTGCCCTAGGCCTATATTCATTAAGCCTCTCAAAGTAGGAGTGCTAATCTATGATCAGTGTtgacatacactacatttccaaaaatatgtggacaccccttctaattagtgttTTTGGCTATTTAAAccaaatgggtttccatggtcaAGCAGCCATACTCAAGCCTAAGATCACAATctgcaatgccaagcgtcagctggagtggcctaaagcacactgccattggaccctggagcagtggaaatgcgttctctggagtgatgaatcacgcttcactatctggcagtctgacggacgaatctgggtttggcggaatgcatagtgccaactgtactggcccgaatagtgccgactgtaaagtttggtggaggaggaataatagtctggggctgttttttatggtttgggctgggccccttagttccagtgaagggaaatcttaatgctgcagcatacaatgacattctagagaattgtgtgcttctaACTTTGTGGcaatagtttggggaaggccctttcctgtttcagcatgacaatgcccccgtgcacaaagcaaggccCATAAAGAAAcagtttgctgagtttggtagggaagaacttgactggcctgcacagagccctgacctctaccccatcaaacacctttgggatgaattggaatgctgactgcaagccaggccttacgcCTAACATctgtgcccaacctcactaacgctcttgtggctgaatggaggcgaatccctgcagccatgttccaaaatctacaggaaagccttctcagaagagtggaggctgttacagcatcaaaaggggggtccaactccatatttatgcccatggttttggaatgagatgttcaacaagtacatatgggtgtgatgtccaggtgcccacatacttttggaagtGTAGCATAGCTTATAAATGATAAGACTGGAATATGGACAGGGAAACCTGACCTTGGAACACCCCTGCTCTGGGATGTTCTGTTAATACTGACCCTGCTGTTTTATGGAGCATAGTGGCTCTACCTTTTTGCAGGTTCCttgtcttgggggggggggggaggtgataTTGGACATAGTGCAAGTTGATCCATCACCACGTAGACTTATTAGACCTACAGTTTTCTTGTACCTTCACATATTCTGCAACTAATGCAGCTGCCAGTCTGTCATTTCCTACAATGACCACATAACAATCagcattcctttttaaaaacattcagatCTTATGATGGATATGCCTCTCGAATGCTCATTCAGCCTACTAAAGTTCTCCCATGAGAAACAATAGGAAACGAAGGCAAAGATAACCCTGTCAAGCACCCGGAAATAGCTGGGAGTGAGAAAACAGAATGAGAATTGAGAATCTGAACAGAGGAGAGGTCTGAAGTCTGTGCAGAAACAAAGTATAAAGCAAATCGATGGCAGGAGAGAAGAACAATTCATCTTGGACAAACTGCAGACTGTCAGCCATGAGAATCCCAGTCAATGCAAGAAACATTGAGCTGTTAGTCTGTTAGGCAGTTTGAATGCCTTTACTGTGTTGATAAAAGATAAGAAGCTCTTGCTAGTTGATGGAGACCTGTAAAACATTGGACAAACATTGACATGTACAAGTGAATGTTAGGCAAGTACAAAGGAGTCACACATTTTACCTTACAGTTTACTCCATTACCAAACCGTAGCAAGTGGAGcgaaaaaaatgcactttttgaaaGATCTATAAGCTGAAAACttagctaaactaaaaaaaagctaatattTTGCGAAAAGTATTTTGATGTCCAGCAATAcatatgtaggctatgtaattaCTCTTACCCTTACCCTGCTATGTAATCAGTTGGCATTCTAAATGTAATGAACTAAACAGCAGCTCATTTGAAGGACACAGTTTGTCTTAGCCCAGTCTCCCTCAcctcagtaaaaaataaaaaataaatctttttaaatagCTCATTCTTGACTTATTCCAAAATAAAGTGGAACATGGAAATCACCTTGAGATTTTCATTCTACTCCACTggtatttcaaaaacaaaaccttccTTTCCAAAATGGTGGTTTATCTGCTTGTATGTGGTAGTCCTCATTTATTAAATCTGCCAACAAGAATCTAGTGCCACGACAATATTGTGCCCTATAGTTATGGTGTTTGACCCTTTAAATTAGGGTTCAGCCTTGGAATGTGACTCATAATCAACAGAATGTAGAACATTTGCTCAAATAAGTCCAGCCTAACTGTCATGATGaaaagaaggagaggagagaaaatctTTGACAGCAAggtcatattttaaacattcaggGCCAGTAATTGCTATTACCTTTCTACAACTGCAAACATAGAACATACGATGTGTCAGACAAAAGGATTCAGGGGCTCTCTGTCCACGATCTGGGAAATCCTCTGCAGCAGTAGGCTTTATATAGTAGGCTTTATATGCACTATTAGATCACCAAACTTTCAAATTCTAATTATTTTGATGCAATTATCTAACAATTCAATGACAACAACAGAGAAATCAGTTGACTTAGAAAGTAAGCATACATAGGCTACAGATTTAATGTTACTAGCATCCATTGgagagcagggttttttttttttacatctataTACTTTGCCAACCAGACTTCATTAAACATTGATAAGTTGTTGAAGACCAAGGTGGCAGTGTAATGATTATAGTAGTATGAGCAACATAAAAATAGTGCAAGACAATGCTGGGAAACAAATGGCATGAAGGTGAgtatatgcacaaaaaaatgtagaCAGTCCGTAAAAACATATATGACAACAGGATTAACAGAATAGTTGAAATGCCTACTCCTGTATACAGACTCGACTGGCACCACAGTGCCAGGGGTAGGGTGGACGGGAATTCCACAGAGGGGTCACAGTGTCAGGCACTCAGACCGGCCGGCATTTCACACGGGGGGCGCGTGAGGGCGGCGAGGCCGGTCTGCTGTGTCTGCGTCATTGTTCTGGTCACGAGAGGCGATgtagttttcatttaatttattccacaacatttaaactgaaattcCATTTGATTCAAATGCTTGTCCGCAATGTCTGTGCCGTTTGGCAAATGCTAATAACtaaaaatagcctacattgCAGCCTGCAGACCTAATTactcaaaagaagaaaaaaaatcattgctaTCTGACGAGGGCcgaaaaaatatttatgcagcCTGGCTATTTTAAGGCAATTCCTTTGCTATTCCCGCCcgtatgaaaatataaataaatcaataacacCACGAGAGCAAACAAGAACTCTCCCTTTCCAAAAAGCTCCCCCGGTCTAATTTCACAAGGGGAGGGGTCTAAACGGTTAACCCCTTTTGACTGGATTATATACCTGCTTCAACTTCCAGTCCACCACTCCATGTAAGAACAACACAGAGAACATCCTAACCCTCAACAAATAAGATAATGCATTGTTCGTTTCATTAGCCTATTTTTGTCAGTTGATACTTTTCGTTTAATTTTGTGGCTCTCATATGTTCGAAGGGTTGTGCAGAGTTGGATACCACTGATTTCCCCCGGATTTTGTGTGAATTGCAGCGGAGTACGTTACCTATCCCATTCAGGTAGTGGTGACGGTGGTTCCGTTCTCCCCCGCAGAGTACcaaggtgagtgagtgagtcccCAGGTACATATGATTCAGCGGAGTCTAGGGACGCAGGCACAGCGACTGGGACTTTGCAGTAGAGAAGACAGGTTAACAGCTTCACGAAGAAAGGGAATTTTCTCGTTGCATTTGTATGTTAATTCGTTACATCTGTAGTCTGTAGTTAACGTTTTCATTGTATAGTTACTTCTATATTTGTAAGCCAACAGCCATTAACAATAGGATTTATCTACAGGCTGTGTTACGCGATATGCCGCTGTGATATTGTTTTAAAGAGCGCAAGTATTGCCAGACTTCGATGTGTATCGTGTAGTACTACTGTGATTTCACATCTCTTAAACTATAAATAGCAATGACCTATTATGCAAGTTTGTGCTCAAGTTCGTGaagattttctgaaaaaatattttcaatgttaGAATTCATTTGCCGACTTGATATGAATTCTTTATTCATGCGTTATTTGTGTATTGGTGTTTTGTATTCTTACTAGGCTATTATAATCGTATGTCACAATTGTATGTTTATGCATAATTGCAAATAATTTGCAACTCTGATTTAATCGCGTGTGAATTGTTTGCTAATCAAATCTGATCTGATGGATATATATGCGTACTTTAGGTAAAAACCAGCCATTAATTGACCCAGGTGTacactgattggctggtgctGGATGTGCAGAAGCTCCCAAAAGTAGCTAAGCTCACATCTGCTTTCAATCTAATAGAAACAAGAGGCTGCTGGTTCTTAATCTCCTGTGTAGCTGTCATTCAGCTGCCAGCTACtgtaacctctctctctctctctctctctctctctctctctctcacacacgcacacacacctacactcatgcacacacacacacactgtccctctctcattAAAGAGGATAGAATACTTATACTGTGAAGGGATTGCCCATGGAGATCCCCTGGGGTTCAGCAAAGATATTAACATTTAAACAGCTTTCCCTAGAGACCTGGGAaaaactgtgctgcactgttTCCAGTGGGCCGAACTGAAGTGAAACGTtgttttctccctccccctggtcctactctctcttcccctctcactCATTGACTTTTTCTGTCTCAAGtgctcccttgctctctctctctctcactctctcactctctccgtcATACTCATGCACTCTTCCTCTCACTTCCATTCTTTCTCTATTGTGAGTCTTGAGAGATATAATGGCAGCCGTGTTGACCCTCAGGCGCTCAATTCTGGCCCTCGGGTCGAGTAGTActgttggtttttcttttctacacGATACTTGAATGATTGATTAATGTCACCAGATTTCCCATTCACCTGGCGTCCCAGGTCtgaatcagtccctgattagagagggagaatgaaaaCCGGCAGTGGTACTGTCCCCAAGGGCCGGACCTGAGTATCCCTACAGCAGATGGATGGCAGTGAAACAAAGATCAGCCACTCACCATTGCCACTGTCCTCGCCCGGTCCTCTGCTGTGGTGCTGCATGCTCAGCCCAGAAAATTCCGGAACTATGAGTCCAGCCGCTCTCTCCTGCATGCTCAGCATCCGGTCGCTCGCCCGATTCGCTGGCGTCTGTCTCAGAGGTACGCTGACCTGAACTGTGGCTGACCCGGCGTTGCACCTGACGCAGACTGGGAAGCATCGCTCCAGGCTCTCGGTCTCTGCCTTCCGAACGGGGATGCATCCGTTTCCCATCAACCCCTTCTGCCCCTCCCTGTCCTAATCTCCTAACCTGTCCAACAGCGGTGTGTGCCCCCGTGCGGAGCAGTCCTCCTGTGTGTTTGCTTTCCGATTGTCACCTGTTCCCCAGGTGCGATGTTCCCAcacctctgccccctctccaaACAGCACAGGAGATAAGGGGCTGAATGAGAAAGGGTGGAAagcagggctgtgattggccagaaCACTAGCTGGTTGACCGAGTCGTGCTGTAGAAGGACCCATCAAAGTGGACAGTGGACATCGCACTGCCAGAGAACGGGTTGTTGATTCGGTTATGCGCAATCAGACACTGTGTTGATTGAGCCAGTGCTTTCCATCGGAGGGCAACCTGGCTGAAAGTGTGTAATTAACAGTCTGCTGCTATAGTGATCAGAGGTGGCCGGTGTACTCTCGGCATGGAAGTCGCATTAACCTCACTGCCTTCCGGAGGAAGCACAGCTGACACCCCAGTCGTTTCTCATGGTAACGCTGCAGCAGTATGCTGTTTCTCACTGAGTCCTCGGAGGCCAATGCCTCCACTCATCCAGGGTCTTCCATGCCTCATGTAACTCCATTCTACTATGAACGAAAACACTGTTAGCCTATAGCCTAGTGCAGCTGTTCAGGTTGCCATTGATTCTGGAGCAGTGGATTATGTGAAAGATCAAACAATGTTTTCGTTAGTGTTGTGGAAGGCACCTGCGATATACAACCGGGCATGTGACTTATCAGAACTGTGACTTAGATCATATACGTATCATATAATTTTGAAGGTGGAATAGCAGTTATAAAATGTGGAACttcaaaatgtgattttctcTTTGGCTGGGAAAATCTTTTATGCTGGCCTGATTTGCCATCTTCATACCATTGTCTGGATGCATAACAAAGACAGTGGTTCTTCATTTTTGAATGGTTATTGGCTATGGATTTTGCCTTCATCACTTGGGTTATATCATATTTTATCAAAGGGTAACAGATTTGtcatttcataattttctgTAACGCTGTTGAATAACCTGCTTGGGTCAGGATTCCCCGCTGTTTGTTTCAGGGAGCACAGTAAGCGAGACCTGAAGGTGTACGGTTGCTCGTACTGGataagttttttgttgttgtgtgtgtgtgcgtgtttacatTGTATATATTATCCCACAGGCAACAGCAGCCAGGGGCCTGGGGCTAGCGCAGTGTCCGCACGGGGCAGGGGTACACTGGGGCTCTTTGTGCCCCGTACAGAAGGGGGGACCGGGCTTCGGTTTCAGTGGGAACCTCCCGAAACAGTTTCGGGCTTGTGCGCAAAGTCTCAGCGGAGTCTGACCGGGGGCTTCTGCTCGGGCCGGTACCGCCTCAGCCGACCCACGACCCCCCCAGGGGGAACGGCGCTGAGAGCGCTCTgctcccacctccctccctctcctgctcccgtctccccacccccttctctgccctgctcgcccccccccgcccccccaccctccccatccCCTGCTGTGGGTGACGCCTCCTGCTCAACTGAactctgtgtgtgcagcctTTAGGGTTGCTGAACGCAGCCCTTTAGCTATTTAAAACCATTGGAAAACTATTTAGTGGCATGTACATGAAAATTGCATGCCACTAAATCACAATGTAGCGTCCTGGGTCAGTGAATGAACACAATAGAATCATGTCACTTATTTAATGtggttttttccattttatttcccaTAACAGCCCATACACGCATCCGAGTTCTTGGTTAAAGAAgctgaaaataacaaatgtatGAATTGTTCTGTATTCTATGTATCTTAATACATAATATTTGTAGGCCTTTTGCTAATATACAGAACTTGGCTCAATAGAAATGTCCCATCGCTCACTGGTTTCTCTGTTGTAGTCCTGTTAGCGATGTTGAAGCTGTGTTTTCTCACACATGCTCCTGACAATAAGACTTAAAACATATGGTGCCTTTGTAGCCTTTGGAGCACCGGTGGTCTGTATGTTATTTCCAGACTAATTCCCAGGGTGCACTTGGAAACTGATCAACACAAAGCCAATTAATGACGAAAAAACCGCCTTTCCTGGGAATCTTCCAGCGTATCTCAGCGACCATCGCTGATAAAACCTAAGAATAACAGAAAGAGAGTGGACGCATAAAATGTGCCAGGGCCATTTATATTTAGAAACACTTGTCGAACATTTACTTTGTAGTCATCACTTCCTGGTCTCTTTGAACTTTTCAGGCAGTCTTGCCAGTGCGTGATTCACGAGCATGTCCTCTCTGTAGCCGTCTATTAGCTGCAGCTCTGCTTCCTAGCCATCTGTTAGGCCTTTTATGGGGAGGGCCGGGCAGGAATGTTGCCTCGTTAGAGGATTTGCTTTGACTGGATGTTTTGTTTTCCGCGCAGCTCAGTTTGCATCTGTCAAGGCCAGACGCCAGAGCCAGCTCCCCGACCATGAGGCTGTTAGTGATCTGTGCATCGCTCCTCTCCCTGACCACACAGTCAGACGCAATGCCGCAAGCAGGTTAACATTTTATACCTTCACAATCTATCAGTCTGTGTACCTGTTAACATCATCAATCTACATATCTGTCATCTGTATCTTCGTGCATTTCCGTCTGTTGgtctttttctgtctgtccgtctgtcccttTTTGCAAGTCCTTTATCTGTAAAGTAGTATTTCATTACCCTACGCCGGCATTGATTTTAATGTTTGAATCACGATTTGCGAACATTTGAGGTGTTGCTGACCAGAAGTGCAAGGCCGGGCCGGTGGACCTGGTGTTCATTATCGACAGCTCGAGGAGCGTCCGGCCCCACGAGTTCGAGACCATGCGCAAGTTCATGATCAACATCATCCAGACGCTGGACGTGGGGGCCGACGCCACGCGGGTGGGCGTGGTGCAGTACTCCAGCCAGGTCCAGAACGTCTTCTCCCTCAAGGCCTTCTCCAAGATGGCGGACATGGTGAAGGGCATCAACGAGATCATCCCGCTGGCGCAGGGCACCATGACGGGCCTGGCCATCAAGTACGCCATGAACGTGGCCTTCTCCCCCGAGGAGGGGGCGCGGGCGCGCGTGCCCGACGTGGCCGTGATCGTGACGGACGGCCGGCCGCAGGACCGCGTGGCGGAggtggccgccgccgcccgggAGAAGGGGATCGAGATCTACGCCGTGGGCGTGGCCCGGGCCGACATGGGCTCCCTGCGCGCCATGGCGTCCCCGCCCCACGAGGACCACGTCTTCCTGGTCGAGTCGTTCGACCTCATCCACCAATTCGGGCTGCAGTTCCAGGACAAGCTCTGTGGTGAGATGATGTCACGGATCCATTAGCCCTATTAGCCTCCGCACTTCACGCTGATGTCTGAGTTCATCACAAACTGTAGTTTTTATATCAGTTGTTATTATTTCAGTGACATTTCAGGACACCCACCAAAGCACAAACTTTGGTTCTGATCAGGATTGGTTTTGGTAGATTTATACAGACTTACTATCCATAAACAGTGGACAAATTATTATTCTGCATTTATTCACTACTGAGCATGTTAGACTAACTGGCCTATAATTCCCATTATGACGtcttgtctttgtgtttttaagttCTAAAGACTTGTGTAGACACATAGGAGTCCGGTGGTACCGTTGTTCTGAGCttgctgtgtctgcagggatGGACCTGTGTCTGGAGTCTGACCACGGCTGTGAGCACATCTGTGAGAGCTCTCCTGGCTCCTTCCACTGTGAATGCCTCCCAGGGTACCGGCTCAACGATGATGGCAAAACCTGCGCAGGTGGGCTGCATTCACACCTAGTGATCCTTCGACGAGTGATCTGTGACTGAATAATCAAAAACGtgtttcattcacacacacacacagctttgatAGAGCATGAGCTGTGATATACATGCCATTTCTAATGTATTGGAAAAGCTGCTTGGCGACATAAATGGGAAAAGCAATTTTTTGTATGATAATTTGCAATACTTCAGCTAAATTTTATCCATTGTAAGTAACCATAAGCAGCAAGAAATTAATCGGAAAGCATTAAGGAATACTACTcggaaaaaaacaatcagacctttttgcatatatacagtatgtgtgcgtgtgtgtatttattttttctggatCTACACAGTCAATTCTGtaataactgaaaaaatgcaCTGTCTAGCAGGCACCTTAACCCAGGTACAGATGGACTTTTACAGACGTACTGTAATAAAAGCTAAGTGCTTTGTTCACAGCTGTAGTTTCCTACCCGTGGTTTCAGCCTGCAATCTCCTGGTTTCAAAACAAACTCCATGAACTGCATGCTACACTGCCATTCTGTCCCGGaccatgtatttttcatttgcgATGATCAAGCACTTGGAGACTGCCTGTCTCTGTGGGGGATGGCCTCAAGTCGTTCATGGCTTTGGATAATTCATTCTATGTtgaaacgcacacatacattaatgtaaagaaaatgcatttctttacaGCTATTTCTCACAGTGTAACCTTCTTCCAGCTGCCTTCAGTTAAAGTGTTTTAAAGTGACCTGAAATGGCTCCCATACTGATTGCTTGTAACTGAATGGATAAAGTGTAATGATGAATATTCTGAAAGCCAACTGCACAAATTGTATTCAAAAAAACCCTTTCCAATATGATGTAAATGTGAGGCAATGCTGTTGCGTGGGGTGTTTTTAATAGATTAACTGAATGGGTAAAGTGTAATGATGAATATTCTGAAAGAGCCAGAGCCAACTGCACAAATCATATCAAAAAAACTCTTTCCAATATGATGTAAATGTGATGCAATGCTGTTGCGTGGGGTGCGTTTAATAGATATGCccatggcctctctctctctctggcagtgaTTGACCTGTGTGCAGAGGGGAAACATGACTGTGAGCAAATCTGTATCAGCTCCCCCGGCTCCTACACATGCGACTGCAACGAGGGGTACACTCTCAACGAGGACAAGAAGACCTGCACAGGTTAGACACAGCACACCGTgggcgcacatacacacacgtgcacacactcacactcacatatgtgcgcacacacacacgtgcacacactcacactcacatgtgcgcacacacactcacatatgtgcacacacacacacacacacactcacactcacatatgtgcacacacacaaacacgcactcactctCATCTACCAACTCTTcctgcacatacactcacacacagaaacagtgtCTCATGTACACATAACCaaacccaccccacacacatgttcatctctctctctggcagtgaTTGACCTGTGTGCAGAGGGGAAACATGACTGTGAGCAGATCTGTATCAGCTCCCCCGGCTCCTTCACATGCAACTGCAACGCCGGGTACTCGCTCAACATGGACAAGAAGACCTGCACAAGTTAGTGAGAAgtacccacacacgcacacacaccttttatctctctctctctctctctctctcacacacacacacgctttctctctctctctctctctctctctctctctctctcacacacacacacactctttctctctccctctcatacacccacacacacacacatgcacgcagacaccaGTCATCTCAATGGCTGGCACATCCTTTGAGAGGGGAGACAATGCACTGAAATTTAAGCATTAAAAAACTCCATAAAGCAAGGCTGCACCTCAGAGCCTATGATGTCTGTAACCCCACGGTTCAGGCTGGCCATCGCGCCTTTCCAAGGACAATGCCTTTTTATCTCCCTGTAAAGGAGAAGGTCCCAGATGTGACCCCCGTCACCCTGGGAGACGACCCCAGGCATTCCAGAGTTGAGCTATTTGACTCTGTCCTGCAAATTACACATCATGGATCTCtgttgtttcacaaaaaaaggacTTTTGTTGACCTGcaacaaacagaacacagggcTTTATTC
This window contains:
- the matn4 gene encoding matrilin-4 isoform X2 is translated as MRLLVICASLLSLTTQSDAMPQAGVADQKCKAGPVDLVFIIDSSRSVRPHEFETMRKFMINIIQTLDVGADATRVGVVQYSSQVQNVFSLKAFSKMADMVKGINEIIPLAQGTMTGLAIKYAMNVAFSPEEGARARVPDVAVIVTDGRPQDRVAEVAAAAREKGIEIYAVGVARADMGSLRAMASPPHEDHVFLVESFDLIHQFGLQFQDKLCGMDLCLESDHGCEHICESSPGSFHCECLPGYRLNDDGKTCAVIDLCAEGKHDCEQICISSPGSYTCDCNEGYTLNEDKKTCTVIDLCAEGKHDCEQICISSPGSFTCNCNAGYSLNMDKKTCTTINLCNTVEHGCDHQCVSTPGSYYCICPEGQLLQEDGKTCGTCRSANIDLVLLIDGSKSVRPQNFELVKQFVNQVVDSLDVSAHGTRVGLVQYSSRVRTEFPLSRYQSAEDIKSAVLKVEYMEKGTMTGLALKHMVENSFSEAEGARPAKRNIPRVGLVFTDGRSQDDITEWAKKAKDAGITMYAVGVGKAVEDELRVIASEPEDKHFFYTTDFTAINQIAENLKLNICAEESQGEIEVKDPCACESVVEFQQATMTSLENLTQKLSVMTARLEDLENQLLSRK
- the matn4 gene encoding matrilin-4 isoform X1, giving the protein MRLLVICASLLSLTTQSDAMPQAGVADQKCKAGPVDLVFIIDSSRSVRPHEFETMRKFMINIIQTLDVGADATRVGVVQYSSQVQNVFSLKAFSKMADMVKGINEIIPLAQGTMTGLAIKYAMNVAFSPEEGARARVPDVAVIVTDGRPQDRVAEVAAAAREKGIEIYAVGVARADMGSLRAMASPPHEDHVFLVESFDLIHQFGLQFQDKLCGMDLCLESDHGCEHICESSPGSFHCECLPGYRLNDDGKTCAVIDLCAEGKHDCEQICISSPGSYTCDCNEGYTLNEDKKTCTVIDLCAEGKHDCEQICISSPGSFTCNCNAGYSLNMDKKTCTMINYCSFGNHSCQHECVGVLNGYFCRCNEGHALQEDGKTCQPINLCNTVEHGCDHQCVSTPGSYYCICPEGQLLQEDGKTCGTCRSANIDLVLLIDGSKSVRPQNFELVKQFVNQVVDSLDVSAHGTRVGLVQYSSRVRTEFPLSRYQSAEDIKSAVLKVEYMEKGTMTGLALKHMVENSFSEAEGARPAKRNIPRVGLVFTDGRSQDDITEWAKKAKDAGITMYAVGVGKAVEDELRVIASEPEDKHFFYTTDFTAINQIAENLKLNICAEESQGEIEVKDPCACESVVEFQQATMTSLENLTQKLSVMTARLEDLENQLLSRK